Proteins encoded in a region of the Streptomyces sp. NBC_00513 genome:
- a CDS encoding helix-turn-helix domain-containing protein, translating to MLRIHFTGVDLARVRMAARPDALWETILSFHRLRDRRDARLFGEWRTETRSRLNGETRLLGALIPGRGYFPDFLTPVEGQYGWDVGLDALRGIRPERMRRELTLLGTGAGFGAAFGMPSGVSDGADTMVPRRLREFMDGGTKHLPRLLAELRGYHRAAVEPYWTHIQAQIEAERAARGRDLLDGGADELLASLPPMLRWRAPVLECDYPVDRDVRLRGRGLLLQPSFFCRRTAVTLQDPELPPVLVYPAAAQLASTTPGGEVTRPVEEHRQRTLGKLVGHTRSVVLRAIGDGATTSELARRAGVSLASASQHACVMREAGLVTTLRRGNAVLHTVTPLGAALLKGGAVAS from the coding sequence GTGCTTCGTATCCATTTCACGGGAGTGGACCTCGCACGCGTACGGATGGCAGCACGTCCCGATGCGTTGTGGGAAACGATTCTCAGTTTTCACCGTTTAAGGGACCGGCGCGATGCCCGGCTGTTCGGTGAATGGCGTACGGAAACCCGGAGCCGGTTGAATGGTGAAACAAGGCTCCTCGGCGCGCTGATACCGGGGCGCGGTTATTTCCCGGATTTCCTGACTCCGGTAGAGGGTCAGTACGGGTGGGACGTGGGCCTCGACGCGCTGCGCGGGATCCGTCCCGAACGCATGCGACGGGAGCTGACGCTGCTGGGCACGGGAGCCGGCTTCGGGGCGGCCTTCGGCATGCCCTCGGGGGTGAGCGACGGCGCCGACACGATGGTCCCGCGACGCCTGCGGGAGTTCATGGACGGCGGCACCAAGCACCTGCCGAGGCTCCTGGCGGAGCTGCGCGGATACCACCGGGCGGCCGTCGAGCCGTACTGGACGCACATCCAGGCGCAGATCGAGGCCGAGCGGGCCGCCCGGGGCCGGGACCTGCTGGACGGCGGCGCGGACGAACTGCTGGCCTCGCTGCCGCCGATGCTGCGCTGGCGCGCCCCGGTCCTGGAGTGCGACTACCCCGTGGACCGGGACGTGCGGCTGCGGGGGCGCGGGCTGCTGCTCCAGCCGTCCTTCTTCTGCCGGCGCACGGCGGTGACCCTGCAGGATCCGGAACTGCCGCCGGTGCTCGTCTACCCGGCGGCGGCCCAGCTCGCCTCGACGACACCCGGGGGCGAGGTCACCCGGCCGGTGGAGGAGCACCGCCAGCGCACCCTGGGCAAGCTGGTCGGACACACCCGCTCGGTGGTGCTGCGGGCCATCGGCGACGGCGCCACCACGAGTGAGCTGGCCCGCCGGGCCGGGGTCTCCCTGGCCTCGGCGAGCCAGCACGCCTGTGTGATGCGCGAGGCGGGCCTGGTCACCACCCTGCGCCGGGGCAACGCCGTGCTGCACACGGTGACGCCGCTGGGCGCGGCCCTGCTCAAGGGCGGGGCCGTGGCGTCCTGA
- the nirB gene encoding nitrite reductase large subunit NirB: MAAATPTPTPAIVLIGHGMVGQRYLEALAERGATATHRVTVLCEEPRPAYDRVHLTSYFSGSTAEDLSMVPDGFMAEHGIDLHLGDPAERIDREARTVVSRSGRVFPYDVLVLATGSFPFVPPVPGKDAPGCFVYRTIEDLLAIEEYARTRTAGAVVGGGLLGLEAAGALQGLGLVTRIVEFAPRLMPVQIDDGGGGALLRTIENMGLTVHTGVGTQEVLTGEDGSVTGMRLSDGSTVDTELVVFSAGVRPRDQLARDSGLTVGERGGIGVDARCRTSDPRVYAIGECALASDGRVYGLVAPGYEMAETAADDLLGREKEFTGADLSTKLKLLGVDVASFGDAHGTTPGCLDVVYSDARSGVYKKLVVAPDGVLLGGVLVGDADAYGLLRPLTGSVPPVTPEQLVLPAGVGGPVALGPSALPDSAVICSCHNVTKQAITACADLPEVKKCTKAGTGCGSCLKVIGQLLPAATDKGLCGCFPFSRAELYEIVRTRRLTSYREILDAHGREAARGGDGCEICKPTIGSIIASLAPTLGASGYVLDGEQAALQDTNDHFLANLQRNGSYSVVPRIPGGEITPDKLIVIGEVARDFGLYTKITGGQRIDLFGASVDQLPRIWARLVDAGFESGHAYGKALRTVKSCVGQTWCRYGVQDSVRMAIDLELRYRGLRAPHKLKSAVSGCARECAEAQSKDFGVIATASGWNLYVGGNGGATPRHADLLAQDLSDAELVRLIDRFLMFYIRTADRLERTSTWLERLEGGLDHLRDVVVHDSLGLCAELEDLMADHVAHYRDEWAETLQDPERLGRFVSFVNAPGAPDPTVRFVPERDQVKPDLAILTLEPVGGTR; this comes from the coding sequence ATGGCCGCAGCCACGCCCACGCCCACCCCCGCCATCGTGCTCATCGGCCACGGCATGGTCGGCCAGCGGTACCTGGAGGCCCTCGCCGAACGCGGGGCGACGGCCACGCACCGCGTCACCGTGCTCTGCGAGGAGCCCCGGCCCGCCTACGACCGGGTCCACCTGACCTCGTACTTCTCCGGCAGCACCGCCGAGGACCTGTCGATGGTCCCGGACGGGTTCATGGCCGAGCACGGCATCGACCTGCACCTCGGCGACCCGGCCGAGCGCATCGACCGCGAGGCCCGCACCGTGGTGTCCCGCTCGGGCCGGGTGTTCCCGTACGACGTGCTCGTCCTGGCGACCGGCAGCTTCCCCTTCGTGCCGCCCGTGCCCGGCAAGGACGCCCCCGGCTGCTTCGTGTACCGCACCATCGAGGACCTGTTGGCCATCGAGGAGTACGCGAGGACCCGTACCGCGGGCGCGGTCGTCGGCGGCGGGCTCCTCGGACTGGAGGCCGCGGGGGCCCTCCAGGGTCTGGGGCTGGTCACCCGCATCGTGGAGTTCGCCCCGCGCCTGATGCCCGTGCAGATCGACGACGGCGGAGGCGGGGCGCTGCTGCGCACCATCGAGAACATGGGGCTGACGGTGCACACCGGCGTCGGCACCCAGGAGGTGCTCACCGGCGAGGACGGCTCGGTCACCGGCATGAGGCTGTCCGACGGGTCCACCGTGGACACGGAACTGGTGGTCTTCTCCGCCGGGGTCCGCCCCCGCGACCAGCTCGCCCGTGACAGCGGGCTGACCGTCGGGGAGCGCGGCGGGATCGGCGTCGACGCCCGCTGCCGCACCTCCGACCCGCGCGTCTACGCCATCGGCGAGTGCGCGCTGGCCTCCGACGGCCGGGTCTACGGACTGGTGGCCCCCGGCTACGAGATGGCCGAGACGGCCGCCGACGACCTGCTCGGCCGGGAGAAGGAGTTCACCGGCGCCGACCTGTCCACCAAGCTCAAGCTGCTCGGCGTGGACGTGGCCTCGTTCGGTGACGCGCACGGCACCACCCCGGGCTGCCTCGACGTCGTCTACTCCGACGCCCGGTCGGGCGTCTACAAGAAGCTGGTCGTCGCCCCCGACGGGGTGCTGCTCGGCGGGGTCCTGGTCGGGGACGCGGACGCGTACGGGCTGCTGCGCCCGCTCACCGGCAGCGTGCCGCCCGTCACCCCCGAGCAGTTGGTGCTGCCGGCGGGAGTCGGCGGGCCCGTCGCGCTCGGCCCGTCGGCGCTCCCGGACAGCGCGGTGATCTGCTCCTGCCACAACGTCACGAAGCAGGCCATCACCGCCTGCGCCGACCTGCCCGAGGTCAAGAAGTGCACCAAGGCGGGCACCGGCTGCGGCAGTTGCCTCAAGGTCATCGGCCAGCTGCTGCCGGCCGCCACCGACAAGGGACTGTGCGGCTGCTTCCCGTTCAGCCGCGCCGAGTTGTACGAGATCGTCCGCACCCGCCGGCTGACCTCGTACCGGGAGATCCTGGACGCCCACGGCCGCGAGGCCGCCCGGGGTGGGGACGGCTGCGAGATCTGCAAGCCGACCATCGGGTCGATCATCGCCTCCCTGGCCCCGACGCTCGGCGCGAGCGGCTACGTCCTCGACGGCGAGCAGGCCGCCCTCCAGGACACCAACGACCACTTCCTGGCGAACCTCCAGCGCAACGGCTCCTACTCGGTCGTCCCGCGCATCCCCGGCGGGGAGATCACCCCCGACAAGCTGATCGTGATCGGCGAGGTGGCCCGCGACTTCGGCCTCTACACGAAGATCACCGGCGGTCAGCGCATCGACCTCTTCGGGGCGAGCGTGGACCAGCTCCCGCGGATCTGGGCGCGGCTGGTGGACGCGGGCTTCGAGTCGGGGCACGCCTACGGCAAGGCCCTGCGGACGGTGAAGTCCTGCGTCGGGCAGACCTGGTGCCGCTACGGGGTGCAGGACAGCGTCCGGATGGCCATCGACCTGGAGCTGCGCTACCGGGGCCTGCGCGCCCCGCACAAGCTGAAGTCGGCGGTGTCCGGCTGCGCCCGCGAGTGTGCGGAGGCCCAGAGCAAGGACTTCGGGGTCATCGCCACCGCGAGCGGCTGGAACCTCTACGTCGGCGGCAACGGCGGGGCCACCCCGCGCCACGCCGACCTGCTGGCCCAGGACCTGTCCGACGCCGAACTCGTCCGGCTCATCGACCGGTTCCTGATGTTCTACATCCGCACGGCCGACCGGCTGGAGCGCACCTCCACCTGGCTGGAGCGGCTGGAGGGCGGCCTCGACCACCTGCGGGACGTCGTCGTGCACGACTCGCTCGGGCTGTGCGCCGAGTTGGAGGACCTGATGGCCGACCACGTCGCGCACTACCGCGACGAATGGGCCGAGACGCTCCAGGACCCGGAGCGTCTGGGCCGGTTCGTGTCCTTCGTCAACGCGCCCGGCGCGCCCGACCCGACGGTGCGCTTCGTACCCGAACGCGACCAGGTCAAGCCCGACCTGGCGATCCTGACCCTGGAGCCCGTGGGAGGCACCCGATGA
- the ppdK gene encoding pyruvate, phosphate dikinase translates to MSENKDQKLVYDFTEGNRDLKDLLGGKGANLAEMTNLGLPVPPGFTITTEACKVYLESGEAPAELRDEVSAHLAALEAKMGKKLGQSDDPLLVSVRSGAKFSMPGMMDTVLNIGLSDDSVTGLASQSGDERFAWDSYRRLIQMFGKTVLGVEGELFEDALEAAKAAKKVTVDTDLDAADLKKLVKQFKKIVASEAGREFPQDPREQMDLAVEAVFDSWNTDRAKLYRRQERIPGDLGTAVNICSMVFGNLGPDSGTGVAFTRDPASGHQGVYGDYLQNAQGEDVVAGIRNTVPLADLEGIDKASYDQLMTIMETLETHYKDLCDIEFTIERGQLWMLQTRVGKRTAGAAFRIATQLVDQGLIDEAEALQRVTGHQLAQLMFPRFDEDAKTTLLGRGIAASPGAAVGKAVFDSYTAVKWSRSGEKVILIRRETNPDDLDGMIASEGILTSRGGKTSHAAVVARGMGKTCVCGAEELDVDTKRRRMTVGDTVIEEGDVVSIDGSTGKVYLGEVPVVPSPVVEYFEGRMHAGADDADELVAAVHRIMAYADRVRRLRVRANADNAEDALRARRFGAQGIGLCRTEHMFLGERRELVERLILADTDGEREEALSALLPLQKKDFVELFEAMDGLPVTVRLLDPPLHEFLPDITELSVRVALAESRKDANENDLRLLQAVHKLHEQNPMLGLRGVRLGLVIPGLFKMQVRAIAEAAAERKNAKGDPRAEIMVPLVGTVQELEIVRDEADQVIAEVEAATGTRLKLSIGTMIELPRAALTAGQIAEAAQFFSFGTNDLTQTVWGFSRDDVEASFFTAYLEKGIFGVSPFETIDKDGVGALVRSAVEAGRATRPDLKLGVCGEHGGDPESVHFFHEVGLDYVSCSPFRIPVARLEAGRAAAESKGSDSR, encoded by the coding sequence GTGTCGGAAAACAAAGATCAGAAGCTCGTCTACGACTTCACCGAGGGCAACCGGGACCTCAAGGACCTTCTCGGCGGCAAGGGAGCCAACCTCGCCGAGATGACCAACCTCGGTCTGCCGGTCCCCCCCGGCTTCACCATCACCACCGAGGCCTGCAAGGTCTACCTCGAAAGCGGCGAGGCCCCGGCCGAGCTGCGCGACGAGGTCAGCGCGCACCTCGCCGCCCTCGAAGCGAAGATGGGCAAGAAGCTCGGTCAGTCGGACGACCCGCTGCTGGTCTCCGTGCGCTCCGGCGCGAAGTTCTCGATGCCCGGCATGATGGACACCGTCCTGAACATCGGTCTCTCCGACGACTCCGTGACCGGCCTCGCCTCCCAGTCCGGCGACGAGCGCTTCGCGTGGGACTCGTACCGCCGCCTCATCCAGATGTTCGGCAAGACCGTCCTGGGCGTCGAGGGCGAGCTGTTCGAGGACGCGCTGGAGGCCGCCAAGGCCGCCAAGAAGGTCACCGTCGACACCGACCTCGACGCCGCCGACCTGAAGAAGCTCGTCAAGCAGTTCAAGAAGATCGTCGCGAGCGAGGCCGGCCGCGAGTTCCCGCAGGACCCCCGCGAGCAGATGGACCTCGCCGTCGAGGCGGTCTTCGACTCCTGGAACACCGACCGTGCCAAGCTCTACCGCCGCCAGGAGCGCATCCCCGGCGACCTGGGCACCGCGGTCAACATCTGCTCCATGGTCTTCGGCAACCTGGGCCCCGACTCCGGCACCGGCGTCGCCTTCACCCGCGACCCGGCCAGCGGCCACCAGGGCGTCTACGGCGACTACCTGCAGAACGCCCAGGGCGAGGACGTGGTCGCGGGCATCCGCAACACCGTCCCGCTGGCGGACCTGGAGGGCATCGACAAGGCCTCCTACGACCAGCTCATGACGATCATGGAGACGCTGGAGACCCACTACAAGGATCTCTGCGACATCGAGTTCACCATCGAGCGCGGCCAGCTGTGGATGCTCCAGACCCGCGTCGGCAAGCGCACCGCCGGCGCCGCCTTCCGCATCGCCACCCAGCTCGTGGACCAGGGCCTGATCGACGAGGCCGAGGCCCTCCAGCGCGTCACCGGCCACCAGCTCGCGCAGCTGATGTTCCCGCGCTTCGACGAGGACGCCAAGACCACCCTGCTGGGCCGCGGCATCGCCGCCTCCCCGGGCGCGGCCGTCGGCAAGGCCGTCTTCGACTCGTACACGGCCGTCAAGTGGTCCCGCTCGGGCGAGAAGGTCATCCTGATCCGCCGCGAGACCAACCCGGACGACCTGGACGGCATGATCGCCTCCGAGGGCATCCTGACCTCGCGCGGCGGCAAGACCTCGCACGCCGCCGTCGTGGCCCGCGGCATGGGCAAGACCTGTGTCTGCGGCGCCGAGGAACTCGACGTCGACACCAAGCGCCGTCGGATGACGGTCGGCGACACGGTCATCGAAGAGGGCGACGTCGTCTCCATCGACGGCTCCACCGGCAAGGTCTACCTCGGTGAGGTACCCGTCGTACCGTCCCCGGTCGTCGAGTACTTCGAGGGCCGCATGCACGCCGGCGCCGACGACGCCGACGAGCTGGTCGCCGCCGTGCACCGGATCATGGCGTACGCGGACCGCGTCCGCCGGCTGCGGGTGCGCGCCAACGCCGACAACGCCGAGGACGCGCTGCGCGCCCGCCGCTTCGGCGCCCAGGGCATCGGCCTGTGCCGCACCGAGCACATGTTCCTCGGCGAGCGCCGTGAACTGGTGGAGCGACTGATCCTCGCGGACACCGACGGCGAACGCGAAGAGGCACTCAGTGCCCTGCTGCCGCTGCAGAAGAAGGACTTCGTCGAGCTGTTCGAGGCGATGGACGGCCTGCCCGTCACCGTCCGCCTCCTGGACCCGCCGCTGCACGAGTTCCTGCCCGACATCACCGAGCTGTCGGTCCGCGTCGCCCTCGCCGAGTCCCGCAAGGACGCCAACGAGAACGACCTGCGCCTGCTCCAGGCCGTGCACAAGCTGCACGAGCAGAACCCGATGCTGGGCTTGCGCGGTGTCCGCCTCGGCCTGGTCATCCCGGGTCTGTTCAAGATGCAGGTCCGGGCCATCGCCGAGGCCGCCGCCGAGCGCAAGAACGCCAAGGGCGACCCGCGCGCCGAGATCATGGTCCCGCTCGTCGGCACCGTCCAGGAACTGGAGATCGTCCGCGACGAGGCCGACCAGGTCATCGCCGAGGTCGAGGCCGCCACCGGCACCCGCCTCAAGCTGAGCATCGGCACCATGATCGAGCTGCCGCGCGCCGCGCTGACCGCCGGTCAGATCGCCGAGGCCGCGCAGTTCTTCTCCTTCGGCACGAACGACCTGACCCAGACGGTGTGGGGCTTCTCCCGCGACGACGTCGAGGCCAGCTTCTTCACCGCCTACCTGGAGAAGGGCATCTTCGGGGTCTCGCCCTTCGAGACCATCGACAAGGACGGCGTGGGCGCGCTGGTCCGCAGCGCCGTCGAGGCCGGCCGGGCCACCCGCCCCGACCTCAAGCTCGGCGTCTGCGGCGAGCACGGCGGCGACCCCGAGTCGGTGCACTTCTTCCACGAGGTCGGCCTGGACTACGTCTCCTGCTCGCCGTTCCGGATCCCGGTGGCGCGCCTGGAAGCGGGCCGCGCGGCCGCCGAGTCCAAGGGCTCGGACAGCCGCTGA
- a CDS encoding alkaline phosphatase PhoX, which produces MERRTFLRGAVIGSSAAAFAGTLTRGAAYAAPAQPGAGPYGALGAADANGIMLPAGFTSRVVARSGQAVGGTSYTWHQAPDGGACFADGTGWIYVSNSEINPSGGASAVRFNASGTVTGAHRILSGTRQNCAGGKTPWNTWLSCEEVDRGFVYETDPYGINASVQRPALGRFKHEAAAADPVRKVIYLTEDETNGCFYRFVPTTWGDLTAGTLQVLKAGSATSGSFTWATVPDPDGSPTVTRSQVSGAKKFNGGEGCHYANDTVWFTTKGDNRVWRLNLAAGTYELTYDDSLVPGGAAPLTGVDNVTGSSYGDLYVAEDGGSMDICVITPDDVVAPFLRITGQSSSEITGPAFSPAGDRLYFSSQRGTSGSSAGGITYEVSGPFRV; this is translated from the coding sequence GTGGAACGTCGTACCTTCCTGCGCGGCGCCGTCATCGGCTCCTCGGCCGCCGCGTTCGCCGGCACGCTGACGCGCGGGGCCGCCTACGCCGCCCCCGCCCAGCCCGGCGCCGGACCCTACGGGGCGCTCGGCGCGGCCGACGCCAACGGCATCATGCTGCCCGCCGGTTTCACCAGCCGCGTCGTCGCCCGCTCCGGGCAGGCCGTCGGCGGCACCTCGTACACCTGGCACCAGGCACCCGACGGCGGCGCCTGCTTCGCCGACGGCACCGGCTGGATCTACGTGTCGAACTCGGAGATCAACCCGAGTGGCGGCGCGAGCGCCGTGCGGTTCAACGCCTCCGGCACCGTCACCGGCGCCCACCGGATCCTCTCCGGCACCCGGCAGAACTGCGCCGGCGGCAAGACCCCCTGGAACACCTGGCTGTCCTGCGAGGAGGTCGACCGCGGCTTCGTGTACGAGACCGACCCGTACGGGATCAACGCCTCCGTCCAGCGGCCCGCGCTGGGCCGCTTCAAGCACGAGGCGGCCGCCGCCGACCCCGTCCGCAAGGTGATCTACCTGACCGAGGACGAGACGAACGGCTGCTTCTACCGCTTCGTCCCCACCACCTGGGGCGACCTCACCGCCGGCACCCTCCAGGTCCTGAAGGCCGGCAGCGCCACCTCCGGCTCCTTCACCTGGGCCACCGTCCCCGACCCGGACGGCTCCCCGACCGTCACCCGCAGCCAGGTCTCCGGCGCCAAGAAGTTCAACGGCGGCGAGGGCTGCCACTACGCGAACGACACGGTCTGGTTCACCACCAAGGGCGACAACCGGGTCTGGCGGTTGAACCTCGCCGCCGGCACCTACGAGTTGACCTACGACGACTCGCTGGTCCCCGGCGGGGCGGCCCCGCTGACCGGCGTGGACAACGTCACCGGGTCCTCCTACGGCGATCTGTACGTGGCCGAGGACGGCGGCAGCATGGACATCTGCGTGATCACCCCGGACGACGTGGTGGCCCCCTTCCTGCGGATCACCGGCCAGTCCTCCTCGGAGATCACCGGCCCGGCCTTCTCCCCCGCGGGCGACCGCCTGTACTTCAGCAGCCAGCGCGGCACGAGCGGCAGCTCCGCCGGCGGCATCACCTACGAGGTCTCGGGCCCCTTCCGCGTGTAG
- a CDS encoding VOC family protein, with product MSSTMIFVNLPVKDLDASKAFWGKLGYSFNAQFSDENCASMVISDTIVAMLLTEARFKDFTHKAITDTSTSTEVLLCLNAESRAAVDELVDGALGAGATEPRAAQDHGIMYGRAFEDLDGHTWEIMWMDPAMIQG from the coding sequence ATGTCCTCCACCATGATCTTCGTCAACCTGCCGGTCAAGGACCTCGACGCCAGCAAGGCCTTCTGGGGCAAGCTCGGCTACTCCTTCAACGCCCAGTTCAGCGACGAGAACTGCGCCTCGATGGTCATCAGCGACACGATCGTCGCGATGCTCCTCACCGAGGCCCGCTTCAAGGACTTCACCCACAAGGCCATCACCGACACCTCCACCAGCACCGAGGTGCTGCTGTGTCTGAACGCCGAGAGCCGTGCCGCCGTGGACGAGCTCGTCGACGGGGCCCTCGGCGCGGGCGCCACCGAGCCGCGCGCCGCCCAGGACCACGGCATCATGTACGGCCGCGCCTTCGAGGACCTCGACGGCCACACCTGGGAGATCATGTGGATGGACCCGGCGATGATCCAGGGCTGA